A portion of the Coraliomargarita parva genome contains these proteins:
- a CDS encoding transposase domain-containing protein → MESAKRHGLEPYAYVRHLLEKLPSSTNWNLHKLTPVALAKASAAA, encoded by the coding sequence ATCGAGTCGGCCAAACGCCACGGACTCGAACCCTACGCCTACGTCCGGCACCTGCTCGAAAAGCTGCCATCCTCCACAAACTGGAATCTCCACAAGCTCACTCCTGTAGCCCTCGCGAAGGCAAGTGCAGCCGCATGA